The following DNA comes from Dehalococcoidia bacterium.
GGCGGTAGGCGGCCGTCGCTCGCATCACGGCCTCGGGTTCGCCCAGGCCCTCGGCAAGCCAGCGGGCGCAGCCCTCGACGGCCCAAGCCAGGATGGCGGCGCCGGTCTGGGCTGGGTCGGTGATGGTGGCCTTCACGGTCTCGTCGCGATCTTCCCGGTGGGGCCGGGCGGTCGGGAACGGCAGCTCGCGCAGCCGCCGCCACAGACCGTCATCGTCAGCGCTGGCCTTGGGACGGTAGTTTGAGGCCAGCAGCAGTTTGAACGCGGGCTGGAACTCGAAGCTCCGCTCGTAGAGGCGCCGCGCGGTCACGGTGTCGCCGCCGGTCAGGAGCTTGACCAGCCCTTCGGCGAGACGCTGGCCGTCGCGCGTCTCGACGGACGTCACCAGGCGGACGCCGGCCAGGCGGGCGATATCCTCCCGCGGCCCCTCGCCGGGCTTCCTGGCGAGGAACGTGCTGAAGTCCGCCGACGCAGCGTAGTCGCCCCAGGTCCGGCGCAGCCCCTCGGTAAAGGTGCTCTTGCCGGCGCCAGCCGGCCCCCGGCAGAACACGAACGCCTCCTCGCGGATACAGCCCGTCAAGGCATAGCCGGCGTACCGCTGTGCGAACTCCCGGGCCCCCTCGTCGGGTAGCGCCGACTCGAGGAACGTCTCCCAGACGGCGGAGCGGGCGGTGGGATCGTAGGGGGCTGCGGCGATCCGCGTGATCAGATCCTCGCGCCGGTGCGGGCGCAGGTGGCCGGTGCGAAGTTCCAGGGTGCCGTTCTGGCAGTTGAACAGCCAGGGGTCGGCATCCAGCTGGTCGGGCGTCACCGCCAGGTCGGCCTGGGCCAGCATCAGCATGCGGCGGATGCCGGGTTCGCTACAGGCGTAGGTCGCCCATCGGGCCAGAGCTTTCCGGCGCGCCTCGTCAGTGGCGGCCGCCGCCTCGGTGAACCAGCCGCGGGCCGTCTCCTTCGCGGCGCGCAGGGCGGCGTCCCCGGCGTCGCGCCGCCAGCGCGTGCCGTCCCAGTGGAGCCAGCTGCTCCACGCATAGCAGTAGCGGAAGCTGCTCGCATGTTGCTCAACGAACCGGGCGGCGTTGGTCACGTCGGTCAACGGCTCGTCGGCGGCGTTCTGGAGTCCGAGCCAGCGCTTGAGTGCTTCCACGACGCGCCGGCCGTCACCGCGGAGCGTCTCTGCCAGCGTCGGGCCGCCGGTCACGGCTTCGCCGGCCGCGACTTTCGCCGCCGTCGTCAGCACGTCGCGCTTGCGCTCCGCCGCTTCGTCGTCGCCAGCCGCGAGGGCGGCCTGGTGGACGATCTGCACAGCAAGCGCCTCATCGAGCCCGCCGCGGACAAGCAGGCCCGCGGCGGCGAGAGCTGCCGCATGCCGGCTGCCCGGGGCCGGCCAATGCCGGGCCAGCACACAGGCGGCGGCCAGGGCCGCGACGGCCCGGCGTAGCGTGGCACCATCCCCCCGCGCGAGCTCGCCGTCCTCGTCCCACTCGATCACCTCGCCGCTCTCGTGCACGGAGCCGGGGAAGACCGTCTGGCCGCTCGC
Coding sequences within:
- a CDS encoding phage/plasmid primase, P4 family, whose product is MSALDRAVDYLRRGWRPIPVPHRRKAPTIPGWPTLRLDADELAAHFNGGPLNVGVLLGEPSGGLVDVDLDCREALRLAPAFLPPTRSRFGRPSKRASHWLYIVTTPVESEAFKDPDAGRMLVELRASGQTVFPGSVHESGEVIEWDEDGELARGDGATLRRAVAALAAACVLARHWPAPGSRHAAALAAAGLLVRGGLDEALAVQIVHQAALAAGDDEAAERKRDVLTTAAKVAAGEAVTGGPTLAETLRGDGRRVVEALKRWLGLQNAADEPLTDVTNAARFVEQHASSFRYCYAWSSWLHWDGTRWRRDAGDAALRAAKETARGWFTEAAAATDEARRKALARWATYACSEPGIRRMLMLAQADLAVTPDQLDADPWLFNCQNGTLELRTGHLRPHRREDLITRIAAAPYDPTARSAVWETFLESALPDEGAREFAQRYAGYALTGCIREEAFVFCRGPAGAGKSTFTEGLRRTWGDYAASADFSTFLARKPGEGPREDIARLAGVRLVTSVETRDGQRLAEGLVKLLTGGDTVTARRLYERSFEFQPAFKLLLASNYRPKASADDDGLWRRLRELPFPTARPHREDRDETVKATITDPAQTGAAILAWAVEGCARWLAEGLGEPEAVMRATAAYRRSQEPLADFVRDCCQLGPDLTVPAFRLRGEYESWCAANGVRHPLTGRAWGEALRALGCSSRHTRSGWIWEGIDLRLVEEAPDREPGEDDPPW